CCAGCACCGCCGAAACGCGGGTGGAAATTGCCAACGACAACTGCCCCGGCCAGGTGGTGATCTCCGGCCACAAAGAGGCGCTGGCGCGGGCCATGCAGATGGCACAAGCAGCCGGCGCCCGCAGGGTCGTGCCGCTGGCCGTCAGCGTTGCCGCCCATTCCTACCTCATGGCCCCCGCCCAGGAAGCCTTCAACCGCGCCCTGGAAGCCACCATCATCCAGAAGCCTGCCGTGCCCGTGGTGGGGAACATCCATGCTCGCCCTTTAGAAACCGCCGACGACGTGCGCGCCGACCTGCACGCCCAACTGACCCATCGCGTGCGCTGGACGGAAAGCGTGCGTTTCATGCTTTCCCATGGCGTCAGCACTTTCGTCGAAATCGGCACCGGCAACGTGCTCACGGGGCTCATCAAGCGCATCGAACGCAAAACCACCCGGCTGACGTGCGGTCTTCCCGAAGAATGCGCCGCTTTCGAAGCCTGACACTGCCTTCGGCAACCCCCTCAAAGGCGACATCATGCCAATCGTCACCTGTTGCAGCATAGCAACAGTAGTATAATGAAAGTTGGTAAGTGAAGGTATCTACCGGCCCCCGTACTCGGGGAACGACGACCCACCCTTTTAGGAGGCTTTTCATGGCAAAACGGCCCTTTGTAACCGTAGATGGCAATGAAGCCACCACTTACGTCGCCTACCAGGCCAGCGAAGTGGTTGCCATCTACCCCATCACTCCGGCTTCGCCCATGGGCGAATTGGCCGACCTGTGGGCCGCTGAAAAACGCCCCAACATCTGGGGCAGCGTGCCGCAGGTCATTGAAATGCAAAGCGAAGGCGGCGCCTCCGGCGCAGTGCACGGCTCGTTGCAGGCCGGCGCGCTGACCACTACCTTTACGGCTTCCCAGGGCTTGCTGCTGATGCTGCCCAACATGTATAAAATTGCGGGCGAACTCACGGCAACCGTGTTTCACATCGCGGCCCGCTCCGTAGCCGCTCAGGCGCTTTCCATCTTCGGCGAACACAGCGACGTCATGGCCGCACGCGCGACTGGCTTTGGGATGCTCTTCTCGGCCAACCCGCAGGAAGCCCAGGACCTGGCGCTCATTGCCCACGCGGCCACGCTGGAAGCCCGCGTGCCTTTCTTGCACGTGATGGATGGCTTCCGCACTTCCCACGAAATTCGCAAAATCGAGCGCTTGCTGCCCGAAGACATCCGCGCGATGATCGACGACGAACTGGTGCGCGCCCATCGCGACCGCGCCCTCAACCCCGAAAAGCCCTTCATCCGCGGCACCGCCCAAAACCCCGATGTCTTCTTCCAGGCGCGCGAAACCGTCA
This region of Chloroflexota bacterium genomic DNA includes:
- the fabD gene encoding [acyl-carrier-protein] S-malonyltransferase, which translates into the protein MKLIPEQTAFVFPGQGSQAVGMGKALAEAFPVAAETFAEADDILGFPLSRIAWEGPAERLNDTRYTQPALVVHSIAALRVLHQHLPGFQPAFMAGHSLGELSALIAAGSMTFAEGLRLTRARGEAMHAAGGAQGGMAAVLGLDIATLETICQEASTAETRVEIANDNCPGQVVISGHKEALARAMQMAQAAGARRVVPLAVSVAAHSYLMAPAQEAFNRALEATIIQKPAVPVVGNIHARPLETADDVRADLHAQLTHRVRWTESVRFMLSHGVSTFVEIGTGNVLTGLIKRIERKTTRLTCGLPEECAAFEA